AGGCCGCAACCCAGATTAACGAGCAAACCCTGAGCTTCCTGCCGCGCCTGCTGTTCACCTTCATGACCTTGATTGCATTGGGTCCCTGGCTGGTGCGCGAGTTGATCGAGTTCACCGAGCAGCTATATCACAATATTCCCGGATTGATTGGCTGATGATCGAGTTGGCCGGCAGCGATATCGGCCGCTGGGTAGCGGGTTACCTGTGGGTACTGTTTCGTATCGGCGCGCTGTTCATGACAATGCCGGTGATAGGCACGGCCTTGATTCCGGTGCGCATTCGTCTCTATTTCGCTCTGGCCCTGACCTTTCTCGTGGCGCCGCAGATCGCCAGTGTGCCTCAGCTGGATGCGCTGGCGCTGAGCACCTGGGTGGTGATCGGCGAGCAGATCCTGATCGGCGCGGCAATGGGCTTTCTGTTGCAGCTGCTGTTCCAGATCCACGTGGTGGCCGGGCAGATAGTCGCCATGCAGATGGGCCTGGGCTTCGCTTCGATGAACGATCCGGCCATGGGGATTTCCGTGGCGGTGGTGGCGCAGGTGTTCACCATGCTGGTCACGCTGCTGTTTCTGGCCATGAATGGACACCTGGTGGTCATTGAGGTGCTGGTCGAGAGTTTCACCACCTTGCCCATCGGCGAGACGCTGCAGGCGGCGCACTTCCAGACGCTGGTGTTGCGCTTTTCCTGGGTCATGGCGGCGGCATTGCTGATCGGTCTACCGGCCATTACCGCACTGTTGATCGTCAACCTGTCTTTCGGGGTGATGATGCGTGCCGCGCCGCAGTTGAATATCTTCTCCATCGGCTTTCCGCTGACACTGGTTTTCGGTTTGTTCATCCTCTGGGTACTACTGGGCAGTGCGGCGGAGCAATATCACCTGTTTGCCTCTGAAGCACTGGTCTGGCTGCGCGAAATGGTCGGTGCGCGCTGATGGCCGAGGATAGCGGTCAGGAACGCACAGAAGACCCCACGGCGAAACGCCAGAAGGAGTCCCGTGAAAAAGGGCAGGTGGCCCGCTCTAAGGAACTCAACACCCTGGCGGTGGTGATGGTCGCTGCGCTGGGGCTGTTGATGCTCGGCCCGGAAATGGCT
Above is a genomic segment from Halopseudomonas litoralis containing:
- the fliQ gene encoding flagellar biosynthesis protein FliQ; amino-acid sequence: MTPEIAVDLFRQAIWLTTVMVAVIVLPSLAVGLMVAVFQAATQINEQTLSFLPRLLFTFMTLIALGPWLVRELIEFTEQLYHNIPGLIG
- the fliR gene encoding flagellar biosynthetic protein FliR, which produces MIELAGSDIGRWVAGYLWVLFRIGALFMTMPVIGTALIPVRIRLYFALALTFLVAPQIASVPQLDALALSTWVVIGEQILIGAAMGFLLQLLFQIHVVAGQIVAMQMGLGFASMNDPAMGISVAVVAQVFTMLVTLLFLAMNGHLVVIEVLVESFTTLPIGETLQAAHFQTLVLRFSWVMAAALLIGLPAITALLIVNLSFGVMMRAAPQLNIFSIGFPLTLVFGLFILWVLLGSAAEQYHLFASEALVWLREMVGAR